A genome region from Arachis duranensis cultivar V14167 chromosome 6, aradu.V14167.gnm2.J7QH, whole genome shotgun sequence includes the following:
- the LOC107495374 gene encoding thiamine-repressible mitochondrial transport protein THI74 isoform X2, translated as MGWRYKAGLFLIATVVIIWVTSAEVTQDIFTDYKQPFAVTYLGASLMVVYLPVAFIKDWLCNLFKRRSSKGGKNEATMDMDSDSGNSSPVKGNGVQKNFELELGTVGRKDSDLDLSALSETKPLVARYNDPNVLKVDRPLTAKEVAIYGFYIAPIWFITEYLSNAALARTSVASTTVLSSTSGLFTLFIGVLLGQDTLNVAKVVAVLVSMAGVAMTTMGKTWAADDTELGSSNGKRSLVGDLFGLLSAMSYGLFTVLLKKVSGEEGERVDVQKLFGYIGLFTLVALWWLIWPLSALGIEPKFSIPHSAKVDEVVLANGFVGSVLSDYFWALCVVWTTPLVATLGMSLTIPLAMLADMVIHGRHYSALYILGSIQVFVGFVLANLSDWMTKRLGL; from the exons ATGGGTTGGAGATACAAAGCTGGGTTGTTTCTTATAGCAACGGTTGTTATTATATGGGTCACCTCCGCTGAAGTTACCCAG GATATTTTTACAGACTATAAGCAGCCATTTGCAGTGACGTATCTCGGAGCTTCTCTTATGGTAGTGTACCTACCGGTCGCATTCATTAAGGACTGGTTATGTAACTTATTTAAACGCCGTTCCTCAAAAGGTGGAAAAAATGAAGCAACCATGGATATGGATTCGGATTCGGGCAACAGCTCTCCTGTCAAAGGCAATGGAGTGCAGAAAAACTTCGAACTGGAACTGGGGACTGTTGGTCGAAAAGATAGTGACTTAGACCTTTCAGCTCTCTCAGAAACAAAGCCATTGGTGGCAAGATATAATGATCCTAATGTGCTAAAGGTTGATAGACCTCTCACTGCAAAGGAAGTTGCTATATATGGATTTTACATTGCTCCTATCTGGTTTATAACAGAG TATCTATCAAATGCTGCCCTTGCACGTACAAGTGTTGCTAGTACAACGGTATTATCATCTACCTCAGGACTCTTCACTCTTTTTATCGGTGTGCTTTTGGGCCAAGACACTTTAAATGTAGCAAAAGTAGTTGCTGTCTTAGTCAGTATGGCCGGGGTTGCTATGACAACTATGGGGAAAACATGGGCTGCAGATGATACCGAATTAGGTTCTTC CAATGGAAAGCGCTCTCTTGTGGGAGATCTTTTTGGCCTTCTTTCAGCTATGTCATATGGTCTATTCACAG TTCTTCTTAAGAAGGTTTCCGGCGAAGAAGGGGAAAGGGTTGATGTGCAAAAGCTGTTTGGATACATTGGATTGTTTACACTTGTAGCACTATGGTGGCTTA TTTGGCCTTTGTCAGCCTTAGGAATTGAACCTAAGTTCTCAATTCCTCACTCTGCAAAAGTGGATGAAGTTGTTCTTGCTAACGGATTCGTCGGAAGTGTTCTCTCGGACTATTTCTG GGCACTTTGTGTTGTATGGACTACCCCCCTCGTGGCGACTTTGGGCATGTCACTCACCATTCCTCTTGCCATGTTGGCCGACATGGTGATCCATGGTCGGCATTATTCAGCATTGTACATCCTTGGCTCAATTCAG GTATTTGTGGGGTTTGTGCTTGCTAATctttcagattggatgaccaagAGGTTGGGACTAtag
- the LOC107495374 gene encoding thiamine-repressible mitochondrial transport protein THI74 isoform X1: protein MGWRYKAGLFLIATVVIIWVTSAEVTQDIFTDYKQPFAVTYLGASLMVVYLPVAFIKDWLCNLFKRRSSKGGKNEATMDMDSDSGNSSPVKGNGVQKNFELELGTVGRKDSDLDLSALSETKPLVARYNDPNVLKVDRPLTAKEVAIYGFYIAPIWFITEYLSNAALARTSVASTTVLSSTSGLFTLFIGVLLGQDTLNVAKVVAVLVSMAGVAMTTMGKTWAADDTELGSSNGKRSLVGDLFGLLSAMSYGLFTVLLKKVSGEEGERVDVQKLFGYIGLFTLVALWWLIWPLSALGIEPKFSIPHSAKVDEVVLANGFVGSVLSDYFWALCVVWTTPLVATLGMSLTIPLAMLADMVIHGRHYSALYILGSIQVFVGFVLANLSDWMTKRLPVLIRNLINSWLYYHPKKKNVALQERF, encoded by the exons ATGGGTTGGAGATACAAAGCTGGGTTGTTTCTTATAGCAACGGTTGTTATTATATGGGTCACCTCCGCTGAAGTTACCCAG GATATTTTTACAGACTATAAGCAGCCATTTGCAGTGACGTATCTCGGAGCTTCTCTTATGGTAGTGTACCTACCGGTCGCATTCATTAAGGACTGGTTATGTAACTTATTTAAACGCCGTTCCTCAAAAGGTGGAAAAAATGAAGCAACCATGGATATGGATTCGGATTCGGGCAACAGCTCTCCTGTCAAAGGCAATGGAGTGCAGAAAAACTTCGAACTGGAACTGGGGACTGTTGGTCGAAAAGATAGTGACTTAGACCTTTCAGCTCTCTCAGAAACAAAGCCATTGGTGGCAAGATATAATGATCCTAATGTGCTAAAGGTTGATAGACCTCTCACTGCAAAGGAAGTTGCTATATATGGATTTTACATTGCTCCTATCTGGTTTATAACAGAG TATCTATCAAATGCTGCCCTTGCACGTACAAGTGTTGCTAGTACAACGGTATTATCATCTACCTCAGGACTCTTCACTCTTTTTATCGGTGTGCTTTTGGGCCAAGACACTTTAAATGTAGCAAAAGTAGTTGCTGTCTTAGTCAGTATGGCCGGGGTTGCTATGACAACTATGGGGAAAACATGGGCTGCAGATGATACCGAATTAGGTTCTTC CAATGGAAAGCGCTCTCTTGTGGGAGATCTTTTTGGCCTTCTTTCAGCTATGTCATATGGTCTATTCACAG TTCTTCTTAAGAAGGTTTCCGGCGAAGAAGGGGAAAGGGTTGATGTGCAAAAGCTGTTTGGATACATTGGATTGTTTACACTTGTAGCACTATGGTGGCTTA TTTGGCCTTTGTCAGCCTTAGGAATTGAACCTAAGTTCTCAATTCCTCACTCTGCAAAAGTGGATGAAGTTGTTCTTGCTAACGGATTCGTCGGAAGTGTTCTCTCGGACTATTTCTG GGCACTTTGTGTTGTATGGACTACCCCCCTCGTGGCGACTTTGGGCATGTCACTCACCATTCCTCTTGCCATGTTGGCCGACATGGTGATCCATGGTCGGCATTATTCAGCATTGTACATCCTTGGCTCAATTCAG GTATTTGTGGGGTTTGTGCTTGCTAATctttcagattggatgaccaagAG GTTGCCAGTTCTCATACGAAATTTAATAAATTCGTGGCTTTATTACCatcccaaaaagaaaaatgtggcATTACAGGAGCGGTTCTGA